In Gymnogyps californianus isolate 813 chromosome 1, ASM1813914v2, whole genome shotgun sequence, the following are encoded in one genomic region:
- the LOC127019388 gene encoding uncharacterized protein LOC127019388: protein MVLVPVAALWALAPLLTRADQPPVTVTAAVGEDACLPCGTQPWGHLRGVTLTCTQQAGTHHPVPVLSHRLGWHPPLEPGWHPPEEPNSRFRGRVAFCAAGPGDAGVSLLLRNLSDPDFGNYSCYVTSAVTAAPQLLCSLVLQPAAVAEVPKNAEPDMIMVVCLLTAAFIAVAIGVLACCHWGRRCCRRGAQEAGAADGGGGGGAVALGDLKSLSA, encoded by the exons ATGGTGCTGGTCCCCGTTGCGGCGCTCTGGGCCCTGGCTCCCCTCCTCACCCGGGCAG ACCAGCCCCCTGTCACCGTCACGGCGGCCGTCGGCGAGGACGCCTGCCTGCCCTGCGGcacccagccctggggacaccTGCGCGGGGTCACCCTCACCTGCACCCAGCAGGCTGGCACCCACCACCCCGTCCCCGTCCTCAGCCACCGCCTGGGCTGGCACCCGCCGCTGGAGCCGGGCTGGCACCCACCGGAGGAGCCGAACAGCCGGTTTAGGGGCAGAGTCGCCTTctgcgcggcggggccgggggacgCCGGCGTGTCCCTGCTGCTGAGGAACCTCAGCGATCCCGATTTCGGGAATTATTCCTGCTACGTGACCAGTGCCGTCACCGCCGCCccgcagctcctctgcagcctggtCCTGCAGCCCGCTGCCGTGGCAG AGGTCCCAAAAAATGCCGAGCCGGATATGATCATGGTGGTGTGCCTCCTCACCGCTGCCTTCATCGCGGTGGCCATCGGGGTCCTGGCCTGCTGCCACTGGGGGAGGCGGTGCTGCCGGCGCGGAG CCCAGGAGGCCGGAGCTGcggatggaggaggaggaggaggagcggtGGCCTTGGGTGACCTGAAGAGTCTCAGCGCCTGA